In bacterium, a single window of DNA contains:
- the pdhA gene encoding pyruvate dehydrogenase (acetyl-transferring) E1 component subunit alpha yields MSDPEILSVLRPDGTADPAHDPGLSDPEMLSLYRHMVLLRAFDEKAVALQRSGRIGFFVPSTGQEACSIGAGHAVCEGDWIFPAYRDHGVGLMRGYPLAAMVGQILGNTSDATRGRQMPNHWCDRAIHLVSVSSPVATQLPHAVGAAYAAKLRGERIAVLTTFGDGGTSTGDFHAAMNFTGVFRLPVVFFCENNRYAISVPVEHQTATGTLAEKARAYGLPGVRVDGNDVLAIRKAVGDAMDRARAGEGGTLIEALTYRMGPHSTSDDPTVYRSDEEVSAWREKDPIRRFAAFLKGRAVLADPAAEEASARETVRKAVETAESAPAVPLSSMFEDVYSEIPWHLAEQRDSLLSGKG; encoded by the coding sequence ATGAGCGATCCGGAGATCCTGTCGGTCCTTCGTCCGGACGGGACGGCCGACCCGGCCCACGATCCGGGACTGTCCGATCCGGAGATGCTGTCTCTCTATCGGCACATGGTGCTTCTGCGGGCGTTCGACGAGAAGGCAGTCGCCCTTCAGCGTTCCGGCCGGATCGGCTTCTTCGTCCCGTCGACCGGCCAGGAGGCGTGTTCGATCGGGGCGGGGCACGCGGTGTGCGAGGGAGACTGGATCTTCCCGGCGTACCGGGACCACGGGGTCGGGCTGATGCGGGGGTACCCGCTCGCCGCGATGGTCGGCCAGATCCTCGGCAACACCTCCGATGCGACGCGGGGGCGGCAGATGCCGAACCATTGGTGCGACCGCGCGATCCACCTGGTGTCGGTCTCCTCGCCGGTGGCCACGCAGCTTCCCCATGCCGTCGGGGCGGCGTACGCGGCGAAGCTGCGCGGGGAGCGCATCGCCGTGCTCACCACCTTCGGCGACGGCGGTACTTCCACGGGGGATTTCCACGCGGCGATGAACTTCACCGGGGTCTTCCGGCTGCCGGTGGTCTTTTTCTGCGAGAACAACCGGTACGCGATCTCCGTTCCCGTGGAGCACCAGACGGCCACAGGGACGCTGGCGGAGAAGGCCCGGGCGTACGGCCTTCCCGGCGTCCGCGTCGACGGCAACGACGTGCTGGCGATCCGCAAGGCGGTCGGAGACGCGATGGACCGCGCCCGCGCCGGGGAAGGGGGAACGCTGATCGAGGCGCTCACCTACCGCATGGGACCGCATTCGACCTCCGACGATCCGACGGTCTACCGGTCCGACGAGGAGGTGTCGGCGTGGCGGGAGAAGGACCCGATCCGGCGATTCGCCGCGTTCCTCAAGGGACGGGCCGTGCTGGCGGATCCGGCCGCGGAGGAGGCGTCGGCCAGGGAGACCGTGCGAAAGGCGGTCGAGACGGCGGAGAGCGCGCCCGCCGTGCCGCTGTCCAGCATGTTCGAGGATGTCTACTCGGAAATTCCCTGGCATCTCGCCGAGCAGCGCGACTCCCTGCTCTCCGGAAAGGGGTGA
- a CDS encoding UDP-2,3-diacylglucosamine diphosphatase, whose amino-acid sequence MEKGFPISPDRAIFLADAHLNQDDIHSRNFLALADRAAAEKVPLFLLGDVFDLWFGNPGLTFAFQKPIVERLRQLRSEGLRIYYVEGNRDFYLKRDHEGTTFDVVSEGEMRAAVGEKRMHLAHGDTVNRADFTYRFWKGISKSRLANEAVAHLPSSFFLPVADWIERSLKRSNRRHKGSFPERECREYAMRLFGKGVDFVILGHFHQERLDRYSREGSTKVVAVLPSWKDQWRYFYLTSEGGYGFRAFKPGEPLFPTAEQGRS is encoded by the coding sequence ATGGAAAAAGGGTTTCCGATCTCTCCGGACCGGGCGATCTTCCTTGCGGACGCCCACCTGAACCAGGACGACATCCACAGCCGGAACTTCCTCGCCCTCGCCGACCGGGCGGCGGCGGAAAAGGTGCCGCTGTTCCTCCTCGGGGACGTGTTCGATCTCTGGTTCGGCAACCCCGGGCTCACCTTCGCCTTCCAGAAGCCGATCGTCGAACGCCTCCGGCAGCTTCGGAGCGAAGGCCTGCGGATCTATTACGTCGAGGGAAACCGCGATTTCTACCTGAAGCGGGACCATGAAGGGACCACGTTCGACGTCGTCTCGGAGGGAGAGATGCGCGCGGCGGTCGGGGAGAAGCGGATGCACCTCGCCCACGGGGACACGGTGAACCGCGCGGATTTCACCTACCGGTTCTGGAAGGGGATCTCAAAGAGCCGTCTCGCCAACGAAGCGGTGGCCCACCTGCCCTCCTCCTTCTTCCTGCCGGTGGCGGACTGGATCGAGCGGAGCCTGAAGCGCTCCAACCGGAGGCACAAGGGATCCTTTCCGGAGCGGGAGTGCCGCGAATACGCGATGCGCCTCTTCGGCAAGGGCGTCGACTTCGTCATCCTCGGGCACTTCCACCAGGAGCGGCTGGACCGCTATTCCCGGGAGGGCTCGACGAAGGTCGTCGCGGTCCTGCCGTCGTGGAAGGATCAGTGGCGCTACTTCTACCTCACCTCGGAAGGCGGCTATGGCTTCCGCGCGTTCAAGCCCGGCGAGCCGCTGTTCCCCACCGCAGAACAGGGACGTTCCTGA
- a CDS encoding dihydrolipoamide acetyltransferase family protein — translation MPIELKLPDVGEGVAEGEVVRWLVAEGAAIKEDDLLVEILTDKANIELPSPVSGTFLKILAQPGQIVKVGEPIALIEPAAGQAVAAQHVPVSSDRPSTASREAVEAGKETQAKGQGPPGGAVLATPVVRKLAKDLGVELGNVPGTGPGGRITEEDVRRAAGPPPATGPAPESAAEERIPFRGRRRMIARKMVAAKTRVPHALLVDEADLSGFLADRSKWREIGVQEGVRITILPFIMKAVAGALERHPALNASLDEDREQVVLKKTIDIGMAVDAEDGLVVPVVRNANAKTIIELAREIERLTAGARGGTLGPGDLSGGTFTISSVGSIGGLFSYPIINVPEAAILGAHKIVSRPVVRDGEIVPRDMMYLSLSFDHRIVDGGAATRFLNEVIRRIEASAE, via the coding sequence ATGCCGATCGAACTGAAGCTGCCCGACGTGGGGGAGGGAGTCGCGGAGGGGGAGGTCGTCCGCTGGCTGGTGGCCGAGGGGGCCGCGATCAAGGAGGACGACCTGCTGGTCGAGATCCTGACCGACAAGGCGAACATCGAGCTTCCTTCGCCGGTGAGCGGGACCTTCCTGAAGATCCTTGCGCAGCCGGGGCAGATCGTAAAGGTCGGAGAGCCGATCGCCCTCATCGAGCCCGCGGCGGGACAGGCCGTCGCCGCGCAGCACGTCCCGGTATCGTCCGATCGTCCGTCCACCGCTTCCCGGGAAGCGGTGGAAGCCGGAAAGGAGACCCAGGCGAAGGGACAAGGCCCTCCGGGAGGCGCCGTGCTCGCCACGCCGGTCGTCCGGAAGCTGGCGAAGGACCTCGGGGTGGAGCTGGGGAATGTTCCGGGGACCGGACCCGGCGGCCGGATCACCGAGGAGGATGTACGGCGCGCGGCGGGGCCGCCACCGGCGACCGGGCCCGCACCGGAATCCGCGGCGGAGGAACGGATCCCCTTCCGGGGGAGACGGCGGATGATCGCCAGGAAGATGGTCGCCGCCAAGACCCGTGTCCCTCACGCCCTGCTGGTGGACGAGGCCGACCTGTCGGGTTTCCTGGCCGATCGTTCGAAGTGGCGGGAGATCGGGGTACAGGAAGGGGTGCGGATCACGATCCTTCCGTTTATCATGAAAGCGGTCGCCGGAGCGCTGGAGCGTCACCCCGCCCTCAACGCTTCGCTCGACGAAGACCGGGAACAGGTCGTCCTGAAGAAGACGATCGACATCGGGATGGCCGTCGACGCGGAGGACGGGCTGGTCGTCCCGGTCGTCCGCAACGCGAACGCGAAAACCATCATCGAACTTGCGAGGGAGATCGAACGGTTGACCGCCGGCGCACGCGGGGGGACCCTTGGTCCCGGGGATCTGTCCGGCGGAACCTTCACGATCTCCAGCGTCGGATCGATCGGGGGGCTGTTCAGCTACCCCATCATCAACGTTCCGGAGGCGGCCATCCTGGGGGCGCACAAGATCGTGTCCCGACCCGTGGTCCGCGACGGGGAGATCGTCCCCCGCGACATGATGTACCTGAGCCTGTCGTTCGATCACCGCATCGTGGACGGCGGAGCGGCGACGCGGTTCCTGAACGAGGTCATCCGGCGCATCGAGGCCTCGGCGGAATGA
- a CDS encoding MBL fold metallo-hydrolase, which yields MTMLTEERIGKATFTRRDALKLAGAAGVMAALPWGGVLEAAPPPPGLKGPQAGGFYRFTIGDVEAIVISDGGLSFTPIQPTWAPEAPKEELDGLLRSAFLPTDRLTLDVNTLLLKIGGELILVDSGAGALFGPTLGKQRERLSAAGIAPSQVTGVVLTHAHADHFGGLLDAEGKPVFSNATHFASKTEIDFWTGSNPDFSKLRLPQAGKEQFLANARKYLGGIKEKLTPVAPGQKIVEGLEVIHAPGHTPGHIALLVTSGKEALLNSTDTFHHYVLMLSHPDWTSAFDTDPKLGAETRRKILDRAAVDGLRVLGYHLPFPGIGHVRTVKGGAFEWVPEPWSWSMA from the coding sequence ATGACCATGTTGACGGAGGAACGCATCGGCAAGGCGACGTTTACGCGGCGGGACGCCCTGAAGCTGGCGGGGGCCGCAGGGGTGATGGCCGCGCTACCGTGGGGCGGCGTACTGGAAGCCGCTCCGCCGCCGCCCGGATTGAAAGGACCCCAGGCGGGCGGATTTTACCGGTTCACGATCGGAGACGTGGAGGCGATCGTGATCAGCGACGGGGGCTTGAGCTTTACGCCGATCCAGCCGACCTGGGCCCCGGAAGCTCCGAAGGAGGAGCTGGACGGGTTGCTGCGATCGGCTTTCCTCCCCACGGACCGGCTCACCCTGGACGTGAACACCCTGCTGCTGAAGATCGGCGGGGAGCTGATCCTCGTCGACTCGGGCGCGGGCGCCCTCTTCGGACCGACCCTCGGGAAGCAGCGGGAACGCCTGTCCGCCGCGGGGATCGCGCCGTCGCAGGTGACGGGCGTCGTGCTGACCCACGCCCACGCCGACCATTTCGGCGGATTGCTGGACGCGGAAGGAAAACCGGTCTTTTCCAATGCGACGCACTTCGCCTCGAAGACGGAGATCGATTTCTGGACGGGGTCCAACCCGGATTTCTCCAAGCTGCGGCTTCCCCAGGCGGGGAAGGAGCAATTCCTGGCCAACGCGAGGAAGTACCTGGGGGGGATCAAGGAGAAACTGACGCCGGTCGCGCCGGGGCAGAAGATCGTGGAAGGGCTGGAGGTCATTCACGCACCGGGCCACACCCCCGGCCACATCGCCCTGCTCGTCACTTCCGGCAAGGAGGCGCTGCTGAACTCGACCGACACGTTCCACCACTACGTCCTGATGCTCTCCCACCCCGACTGGACCTCCGCGTTCGACACCGACCCGAAGCTGGGGGCGGAGACGCGGCGGAAGATCCTCGACCGTGCGGCGGTCGACGGTTTGCGGGTCCTGGGCTACCACCTCCCGTTCCCCGGGATCGGGCACGTGCGGACGGTCAAGGGAGGCGCCTTCGAGTGGGTCCCCGAACCGTGGAGCTGGTCTATGGCTTGA
- a CDS encoding aldehyde dehydrogenase family protein, with the protein MAKAHRLYIDGKWENGKATMPVIDKYTGETIGIVPLASRDAVDRAIAAARAAFPAWSRTPAHKRYKILTKACELLEKHQEEIATTICREAGKAWKYSVGEVSRSIETFRFSAEEAKRIHGETVPMDASAAGEGRVGFWLRCPVGVVGAITPFNFPLNLVAHKVGPALAVGNTLVLKPASTTPLTAIRLAEILEEAGVPAGVFNVVVGSGGTVGEWLTVDPRVAKITFTGSPPVGEEIIRKAGLKKVTMELGNNSGTIIEPDADLAAAVPRCVMSSFANSGQVCISLQRIYVNKAVAKEFTKRFVAETKKLKVGNPLEKDCDVGPMIDEKEAIRAEEWVKEAVAQGAKVLVGGKREGRVMQPTVLTNVRAEMKVMCQEAFAPLVSIYEYESFDDAVRMVEDSPYGLQAGIYTNDLRKALQAVDRINVGGVMINDTSIFRVDHMPYGGNKMSGLGREGVRFACEEMTSIKMVMIKP; encoded by the coding sequence ATGGCGAAGGCGCACCGGTTGTACATCGACGGGAAGTGGGAAAACGGCAAGGCGACGATGCCGGTGATCGACAAGTACACCGGCGAGACGATCGGGATCGTCCCCCTCGCATCGAGGGATGCGGTCGACCGGGCGATCGCGGCCGCGCGCGCCGCGTTCCCGGCGTGGTCGAGGACCCCCGCCCACAAGCGGTACAAGATCCTGACCAAGGCGTGCGAACTCCTCGAGAAGCACCAGGAGGAGATCGCGACGACTATCTGCCGCGAGGCGGGGAAGGCGTGGAAATACTCCGTCGGCGAGGTCTCCCGGTCGATCGAGACGTTCCGCTTTTCCGCGGAGGAGGCCAAGCGGATCCACGGCGAGACGGTGCCGATGGACGCCAGCGCCGCCGGCGAGGGCCGGGTGGGGTTCTGGCTCCGCTGCCCCGTGGGTGTGGTCGGAGCGATCACGCCGTTCAATTTCCCGCTGAACCTCGTCGCCCACAAGGTCGGGCCCGCGCTGGCGGTCGGGAATACGCTGGTCCTGAAGCCCGCGTCCACCACGCCGCTGACGGCGATCCGGCTGGCGGAGATCCTCGAGGAGGCCGGGGTCCCCGCCGGGGTCTTCAACGTGGTCGTGGGTTCGGGCGGAACGGTAGGCGAATGGCTGACCGTCGATCCGAGGGTCGCCAAGATCACCTTTACGGGTTCTCCCCCGGTGGGCGAGGAGATCATCCGGAAGGCGGGCCTGAAGAAAGTGACGATGGAGCTGGGGAACAACTCCGGCACGATCATCGAGCCGGACGCGGACCTCGCCGCCGCGGTGCCCCGTTGCGTGATGAGCTCCTTCGCCAACTCCGGACAGGTCTGCATCTCCCTGCAGCGGATCTACGTCAACAAGGCCGTCGCGAAGGAGTTCACGAAGCGGTTCGTCGCGGAGACGAAGAAGCTGAAGGTCGGGAATCCCCTCGAGAAGGATTGCGACGTGGGTCCGATGATCGACGAGAAGGAGGCGATCCGGGCGGAGGAGTGGGTGAAGGAAGCGGTCGCGCAGGGGGCAAAGGTCCTCGTCGGCGGGAAGCGCGAGGGGCGCGTGATGCAGCCGACGGTGCTGACGAACGTCCGGGCGGAGATGAAGGTGATGTGCCAGGAGGCGTTCGCGCCGCTGGTCTCGATCTACGAGTACGAGTCGTTCGACGACGCGGTCCGGATGGTCGAGGATTCCCCGTACGGGCTGCAGGCGGGGATCTACACGAACGACCTGCGGAAGGCGCTGCAGGCGGTCGACCGGATCAACGTGGGCGGCGTGATGATCAACGACACCTCCATCTTCCGCGTGGACCACATGCCCTACGGCGGCAACAAGATGAGCGGCCTGGGGCGCGAGGGCGTCCGCTTCGCCTGCGAGGAGATGACGAGCATCAAGATGGTGATGATCAAGCCATAG
- the lpdA gene encoding dihydrolipoyl dehydrogenase: MKQFDLAVIGAGPGGYVAAIRAAQLGMRVAVAERDKPGGVCVNWGCIPSKAILTSAGLYEDMRNAEAYGIRCQGLSVDFGAVIRRSRKVADRMARGITYLFKKNGIELFSASATVLSPTTVRVGEEEIGAKNILVASGTSVRGLPGIEPDGRVILTSDDALAQEALPRSVIVLGGGAVGVEFAYVYRAFGADVAIVEMEDQLLPRTDREVAKELEKALGKQGIRVLTSAPAKGFDKVTRTLTVSTGGKEETLTAEKLLVAVGRKVLSAGLGLEACGVEIERGFIKVDERFRTACPTIWAIGDVIGGMMLAHKASAEGVAAAEAIAGKEIRRPDPDRIPACVYCRPEVATIGVSEEEAKRRGIECKVSKFPFTALGKAVASGHTEGFVKMIADAKYGEVIGCHIIGIGAPDMIAELSIARSLEATFHEIGRTVHAHPTLPEAIREAALMLGGEAIDL, from the coding sequence ATGAAGCAGTTCGACCTGGCGGTGATCGGTGCGGGGCCCGGCGGCTATGTTGCCGCGATCCGTGCGGCCCAGTTGGGGATGCGCGTGGCGGTGGCCGAGCGCGACAAGCCCGGCGGAGTGTGCGTCAACTGGGGGTGCATCCCTTCCAAGGCGATCCTCACCTCCGCAGGTTTATACGAAGACATGCGCAACGCCGAGGCGTACGGGATCCGGTGCCAGGGCCTTTCCGTCGACTTCGGCGCCGTGATCCGCCGCAGCCGGAAGGTGGCGGACCGGATGGCGCGGGGGATCACCTATCTCTTCAAGAAGAACGGGATCGAGCTGTTTTCCGCGAGCGCGACGGTTCTCTCGCCCACCACGGTCCGGGTGGGCGAGGAAGAGATCGGGGCGAAGAACATCCTCGTGGCCTCCGGAACGTCGGTGCGGGGGCTGCCGGGGATCGAGCCCGACGGCCGGGTGATCCTGACCAGCGACGACGCCCTGGCGCAGGAGGCGCTTCCCCGCTCCGTGATCGTCCTCGGGGGCGGCGCGGTCGGCGTGGAATTCGCGTACGTCTACCGGGCGTTCGGGGCGGACGTCGCGATCGTCGAGATGGAGGACCAGCTCCTGCCGCGCACCGACCGCGAAGTGGCGAAGGAGCTGGAGAAGGCGCTCGGGAAGCAGGGGATCCGGGTGCTCACCTCCGCCCCGGCGAAGGGATTCGACAAGGTGACCCGGACGCTGACGGTTTCCACGGGCGGGAAAGAGGAGACCCTCACCGCCGAGAAGCTTCTCGTCGCCGTCGGGCGCAAGGTGCTCTCCGCCGGGCTGGGGCTGGAAGCGTGCGGCGTGGAGATCGAGCGCGGCTTCATCAAGGTGGACGAACGGTTCCGGACCGCCTGTCCGACGATCTGGGCGATCGGCGACGTGATCGGAGGGATGATGCTCGCCCACAAGGCGTCCGCGGAAGGCGTCGCGGCGGCCGAGGCGATCGCCGGGAAGGAGATCCGCCGCCCCGATCCGGACCGGATACCGGCGTGCGTCTACTGCCGTCCCGAGGTGGCGACGATCGGCGTGTCGGAAGAGGAGGCGAAGCGCCGCGGGATCGAATGCAAGGTGTCGAAATTCCCCTTCACCGCGCTCGGGAAGGCGGTCGCCTCGGGGCACACGGAAGGGTTCGTCAAGATGATCGCGGACGCGAAATACGGCGAGGTGATCGGCTGCCACATCATCGGCATCGGGGCGCCGGACATGATCGCGGAGCTCTCCATCGCCCGTTCCCTCGAGGCGACGTTCCATGAAATCGGCCGCACCGTCCATGCGCACCCCACCCTTCCGGAGGCGATCCGGGAGGCCGCGCTCATGCTGGGCGGCGAGGCGATCGACCTATGA
- a CDS encoding thiamine pyrophosphate-dependent dehydrogenase E1 component subunit alpha has product MTEQKDRELYRWLRLIREFEDRISALDKQGKLMGGVYSGKGQEAVTVGFCHDLRWNDWIFPLHRDLGAYLVKGADPKRLMAQIFGKRDGFAKGKDSYLHGGDLSNGIFGATSMLAATLPVAVGMAYKFKIRKEDRVAIAFFGEGASSRGDVHEAMNFAGVHKLPVIFVCENNFYAYSTPNELQFGVDDVAIRAAGYGFKGEVASGNDLHDVMKAAGKAIDRARKGDGPTLVECKTYRYHGHSEHDRAADYRSEEEVITWESRDPIFLWENYLDKRKYDIGAIRVETSAEVKRIVEEAVAFAEASPSPEGPEAMEDLYAMPIDTEAR; this is encoded by the coding sequence ATGACCGAGCAGAAAGACAGGGAACTGTACCGCTGGCTCCGCCTCATCCGCGAGTTCGAGGACCGGATCTCCGCGCTGGACAAGCAGGGGAAGCTCATGGGCGGGGTCTACTCGGGGAAAGGGCAGGAGGCGGTGACGGTCGGCTTCTGCCACGACCTGCGGTGGAACGACTGGATCTTCCCGCTGCACCGGGACCTGGGCGCCTACCTCGTCAAGGGGGCCGACCCGAAGAGGCTGATGGCGCAGATCTTCGGCAAGCGGGACGGCTTCGCGAAGGGGAAGGACTCCTACCTGCACGGGGGCGACCTTTCCAACGGGATCTTCGGCGCCACCTCCATGCTGGCGGCCACCCTGCCGGTCGCGGTGGGGATGGCCTACAAGTTCAAGATCCGCAAGGAGGACCGCGTCGCGATCGCCTTCTTCGGCGAGGGGGCGAGCAGCCGGGGGGACGTCCACGAGGCGATGAACTTCGCCGGCGTGCACAAGCTCCCCGTGATCTTCGTCTGCGAGAACAACTTCTACGCCTACTCCACCCCGAACGAGCTGCAGTTCGGAGTCGACGACGTGGCGATCCGGGCGGCCGGGTACGGCTTCAAGGGCGAGGTGGCGAGCGGGAACGACCTCCACGACGTGATGAAGGCGGCGGGGAAGGCGATCGACCGGGCGCGCAAGGGGGACGGCCCGACGCTGGTCGAGTGCAAGACGTACCGGTATCACGGCCACTCCGAGCACGACCGGGCGGCGGACTACCGCTCGGAGGAAGAGGTGATCACGTGGGAGAGCCGTGACCCGATCTTCCTGTGGGAGAACTATCTCGACAAGCGGAAGTACGACATCGGCGCGATCCGGGTGGAAACCTCCGCGGAGGTGAAGCGGATCGTGGAGGAGGCGGTGGCGTTCGCGGAGGCCAGCCCGTCTCCCGAGGGGCCCGAGGCGATGGAAGACCTGTACGCCATGCCGATCGACACGGAGGCCCGGTAA
- a CDS encoding alpha-ketoacid dehydrogenase subunit beta — translation MAEVTLIKAINDALATEMTRDPSVCVLGEDVGLDGGVFRATEGLLKRFGPGRVVDTPLNEVGIVGMSIGMAMNGLRPVAEIEFSDFIYPAFDQIVSEMSKMRYRSAGQFTAAVVLRAPSGGGVRGGHYHSQSPEAYYIHTAGLVVVMPSTPADAKGLLSSAIRGEDPVIFLEPKALYRTVKGEVPQGEYLVPLGVGRIVRPGDDLTLIAWGAMVPVAEKAAAAAASEGVGVEIIDPRTLWPLDIEMIESSVRRTGRAVVLHEAPRTCGFGAEISALIQERCFLHLKAPVGRVTGFDTPFPYALEKSYLPDPERTLRAIRASMAF, via the coding sequence ATGGCGGAGGTGACGCTGATCAAGGCGATCAACGACGCGCTCGCGACAGAGATGACGCGGGACCCGTCCGTCTGTGTCCTCGGGGAAGACGTCGGCCTCGACGGCGGCGTCTTCCGGGCGACGGAAGGGCTGCTGAAGCGCTTCGGGCCGGGGCGGGTGGTCGATACGCCGCTGAACGAGGTCGGGATCGTCGGCATGTCGATCGGAATGGCGATGAACGGCCTGCGTCCGGTCGCCGAGATCGAATTCTCCGACTTCATCTACCCGGCCTTCGACCAGATCGTCTCGGAGATGTCCAAGATGCGGTATCGCTCCGCGGGGCAGTTCACCGCGGCGGTCGTCCTGCGCGCCCCCTCGGGCGGGGGCGTCCGGGGAGGGCACTACCATTCCCAGAGCCCGGAGGCGTACTACATCCACACCGCGGGCCTGGTCGTCGTGATGCCGTCCACGCCGGCCGACGCGAAGGGGCTCCTCTCCTCGGCGATCCGCGGGGAAGACCCCGTGATCTTCCTCGAGCCGAAGGCGCTCTACCGGACGGTGAAGGGGGAGGTTCCGCAAGGGGAATACCTCGTTCCGCTCGGGGTGGGGCGGATCGTCCGGCCCGGGGACGACCTGACGCTGATCGCGTGGGGAGCGATGGTGCCGGTCGCCGAAAAGGCGGCCGCGGCCGCCGCGTCCGAGGGAGTCGGCGTCGAGATCATCGACCCGCGCACCCTGTGGCCGCTGGACATCGAAATGATCGAGTCCTCGGTCCGGCGGACGGGCCGTGCCGTGGTCCTGCACGAGGCGCCCCGCACGTGCGGCTTCGGCGCGGAGATCTCCGCGCTCATCCAGGAGCGATGCTTCCTTCACCTCAAGGCGCCCGTGGGGCGCGTCACGGGATTCGACACCCCGTTCCCGTACGCCCTCGAAAAGTCGTACCTGCCGGACCCGGAGAGAACGCTGCGCGCGATCCGCGCGTCGATGGCGTTTTAA
- a CDS encoding CaiB/BaiF CoA-transferase family protein — MTLLSGIKVLDLSLQLPGPFCTMMMADYGADVVKIDEPSPRLRNPFSAEEPGTGAVERYLNRGKKSVTLNLKAAEGKEIFRKLAAGADVVVEGFRPGVVKRLGVDPGTLRAENPRLVYCSISGYGQTGPMRDTAGHDINYISYAGVLGACGRKGEPPTLPPVQIGDLFGGAMMALSGILMALIEREKTGKGRDIDVSMTDGALSMLSLHAAAALAGEIAPERGNMMLTGMFPCYETYRCADGGYVSVGPLEAWFWKGFLEALGRPDLADGQYAVGEEGERVKAELSGVFARKTRDEWVQAFAEKDVCLSPVLSIGEALSHPNTVARKMVLPVESPLGGIDRQPGMPIKFEGVPESPRRAPLLGEHDDEVLSGLGYTEERIADLRAKGVIRKR, encoded by the coding sequence ATGACGCTGCTATCCGGGATCAAGGTGCTGGACCTGTCGCTCCAGTTGCCGGGGCCGTTCTGCACGATGATGATGGCGGACTACGGGGCGGACGTCGTGAAGATCGACGAGCCGAGCCCGCGGCTGCGCAACCCGTTCTCCGCGGAGGAACCGGGAACGGGGGCGGTGGAACGGTACCTGAACCGGGGGAAGAAAAGCGTCACCCTGAACCTGAAGGCCGCGGAGGGGAAGGAGATCTTCCGGAAGCTCGCGGCCGGGGCGGACGTGGTGGTCGAAGGGTTTCGGCCGGGGGTGGTGAAGCGCCTCGGCGTGGATCCCGGGACGCTCCGCGCCGAAAATCCGCGGCTGGTGTACTGCTCGATCTCGGGATACGGGCAGACGGGGCCGATGCGGGACACCGCCGGACACGACATCAACTACATCTCCTACGCCGGGGTGCTCGGCGCGTGCGGACGGAAAGGCGAGCCTCCCACGCTGCCTCCGGTGCAGATCGGGGACCTGTTCGGCGGCGCGATGATGGCGCTCTCCGGGATCCTGATGGCGCTGATCGAGCGGGAAAAGACCGGGAAGGGCCGGGATATCGACGTTTCGATGACGGACGGCGCGCTGTCGATGCTCTCCCTGCACGCCGCGGCCGCCCTCGCCGGGGAGATCGCTCCCGAGCGGGGAAACATGATGCTGACGGGGATGTTCCCGTGCTACGAGACGTACCGGTGCGCGGACGGAGGATACGTCAGCGTCGGGCCGCTGGAAGCGTGGTTCTGGAAGGGGTTTCTCGAAGCGCTGGGACGGCCCGATCTTGCGGACGGACAGTATGCGGTGGGGGAGGAAGGGGAGCGGGTCAAGGCGGAGTTGTCGGGGGTGTTCGCCCGGAAGACCCGGGACGAGTGGGTGCAGGCATTCGCGGAGAAGGACGTCTGCCTGTCGCCGGTCTTGTCGATCGGAGAGGCCCTCTCTCATCCGAACACGGTGGCGCGGAAGATGGTCCTGCCGGTAGAATCCCCGCTGGGGGGGATCGACCGCCAGCCCGGGATGCCGATCAAGTTCGAGGGAGTCCCGGAAAGTCCGCGCCGCGCCCCGCTCCTGGGGGAACACGACGACGAGGTGCTCTCCGGCCTGGGGTACACGGAGGAGCGGATCGCCGACCTGCGCGCGAAGGGCGTGATCCGGAAGCGATGA